One genomic segment of uncultured Desulfobacter sp. includes these proteins:
- a CDS encoding esterase-like activity of phytase family protein, whose translation MKKFTAAVAGLIIGLCPAVGCAHGHGSTQNKHQHHCISQELFQHVGTFDVMTGNGSGVAEIVDVTRNGKQLVYTDSENGAIGFVNISDPANPAGQGTVTVGGEPTSLVILDPLVLVGVNTSESYTNPSGQLVVVHRETRQIVAVHELGGQPDSLAMAPDHKRAAIVIENERDEDLNAGILPQLPSGTLLIVDLQGSAKNWEITEVDFSDVKKKAFQGTDLEVEYVDINSRNQAVVSFQENNHLAIVDLVTGKTVNHFSAGKVVLNNVDIRENDLIEFNSRIEKRAEPDAVSWINNRTFATANEGDYEDKDEEEGGSRGFTIFNTDGTAVYNSAESFELWLASMGHYNEGRSENKGCEPEAVEVGVFGKNRSLLFVGSERCNAVGVYDVSKSSEPKALQVLPTGIGPEGLKAIPQRDLFVASTEKEVADAGIPTMINIYQLKKGKADYPMISSATDDNGTPVPWVALSGLAGDPENPDTLYAISDSFLAEGFIYTIDVSRKPALIVDRMQVTGADEDLDLEGVAVGTDGSFWLCSEGDANGHPNLILKVDPETGKVLSKVALPEDLKSKARKNGFEGIAVTGNAGAEIVYVAIQRAWPGSGDTDKVNTKIGRYDVVSGAWSFIYYPLEEEGNGGWIGLSELTLLPDGTFAVIERDKGWGQSTGLNAELKAVYGVDLASAEFRTLDNSGGLVTLDKILLWDLLPKMTDASIWTAEKLEGLAVAADGQAYAITDNDGVDDATGETLFLRLGLWKKH comes from the coding sequence ACCGCTGCAGTAGCAGGACTCATTATAGGTCTGTGTCCGGCTGTGGGCTGCGCCCATGGTCATGGATCAACGCAAAATAAACATCAACACCATTGTATATCCCAGGAGCTGTTCCAGCATGTCGGCACATTTGATGTTATGACAGGCAATGGTTCGGGCGTTGCCGAAATTGTTGATGTCACCCGCAACGGCAAACAGCTGGTGTATACTGACAGCGAAAATGGTGCCATCGGTTTTGTGAATATTTCTGATCCGGCTAATCCGGCGGGACAGGGAACCGTAACCGTCGGCGGTGAGCCAACCAGCCTTGTGATTCTTGATCCGCTGGTGCTGGTGGGTGTTAACACCTCTGAAAGCTATACCAACCCTTCCGGTCAGCTGGTGGTTGTTCACCGCGAAACCCGTCAGATTGTTGCCGTGCATGAGCTGGGCGGGCAGCCCGACTCCCTGGCCATGGCCCCGGATCACAAACGCGCCGCCATTGTTATCGAAAATGAGCGAGATGAAGACCTCAATGCCGGAATCCTTCCCCAGTTGCCGTCCGGCACCCTGCTGATTGTTGACCTTCAAGGATCTGCCAAAAACTGGGAAATTACCGAAGTCGATTTTTCTGATGTGAAAAAAAAGGCCTTTCAAGGAACGGATCTGGAAGTTGAATATGTGGACATCAACAGCCGCAACCAGGCTGTGGTCTCTTTCCAGGAAAATAATCACCTGGCCATTGTAGATCTTGTCACCGGAAAAACCGTCAACCATTTTTCTGCCGGGAAAGTGGTACTGAATAATGTTGACATCAGGGAAAACGATCTCATTGAATTTAACAGCCGGATCGAAAAGCGTGCGGAGCCTGATGCCGTCTCCTGGATTAATAATAGAACCTTTGCCACGGCCAATGAAGGAGACTACGAAGACAAAGATGAAGAAGAAGGCGGGAGCCGCGGATTCACCATTTTTAATACAGATGGCACAGCTGTATATAACTCCGCGGAATCCTTTGAGCTATGGCTGGCCTCCATGGGACATTACAATGAGGGCCGTTCCGAAAACAAAGGCTGTGAACCCGAGGCCGTTGAAGTCGGTGTTTTCGGTAAAAATCGGAGCCTGCTCTTTGTCGGTTCCGAACGTTGCAATGCTGTCGGTGTTTACGACGTGAGTAAATCCAGCGAGCCCAAAGCCTTGCAGGTGCTGCCCACGGGTATCGGCCCTGAGGGACTGAAAGCCATTCCCCAGCGCGATCTTTTTGTCGCTTCCACAGAAAAAGAGGTGGCTGATGCCGGAATCCCGACCATGATCAACATCTACCAGCTTAAAAAAGGCAAAGCTGATTATCCCATGATCTCTTCTGCCACTGACGACAACGGCACACCCGTTCCCTGGGTGGCCCTGTCCGGGCTTGCCGGTGATCCGGAAAATCCGGATACCCTTTATGCGATAAGTGATTCTTTTCTTGCCGAAGGGTTTATTTATACCATTGACGTCTCCCGGAAACCTGCCTTAATTGTTGACCGCATGCAGGTTACCGGCGCCGACGAAGACCTTGACCTTGAAGGTGTTGCTGTGGGCACTGACGGTAGCTTCTGGCTATGCAGCGAAGGCGACGCCAACGGTCATCCCAACCTCATTCTTAAAGTGGACCCTGAAACCGGTAAAGTCTTGAGCAAAGTGGCGCTGCCCGAAGATCTGAAATCCAAAGCCCGCAAGAACGGTTTTGAAGGGATTGCCGTAACCGGTAACGCAGGTGCAGAGATTGTTTATGTGGCGATTCAGCGTGCCTGGCCGGGCAGTGGCGACACTGATAAGGTCAACACCAAAATTGGCCGTTACGATGTGGTTTCCGGTGCCTGGTCTTTTATTTATTATCCCCTGGAGGAGGAGGGCAATGGCGGCTGGATCGGACTGTCTGAGCTGACCCTTCTGCCTGACGGGACCTTTGCCGTCATCGAGCGTGACAAGGGCTGGGGACAGAGCACAGGCCTTAATGCCGAACTTAAAGCTGTGTATGGTGTTGACCTTGCCTCTGCCGAATTCCGTACCCTGGATAACTCTGGCGGACTTGTTACCCTTGATAAAATACTGCTTTGGGATCTGCTGCCAAAAATGACCGATGCCAGTATCTGGACTGCTGAAAAACTTGAAGGTCTGGCTGTGGCTGCCGACGGCCAGGCTTATGCGATTACGGATAACGACGGTGTGGACGACGCTACGGGTGAAACCCTGTTCCTGCGTCTTGGCCTCTGGAAAAAGCACTGA
- a CDS encoding ATP-binding protein, which produces MKNPFTYSNIVTGPHFCNRKKEQEELLEFIRTSQNVLLYSHRRTGKSSLIKQVFLNIKHQSPEIGTLYIDLYGTTSEKDFMTRIFQQLNVLETNTDKLLKLLKNSIDKFSFQLGIDPNTNSPTITPAFNSANETLVLKNLMELLEKFSAKRKIVIALDEFQEVAKYTNADAFEKQLRSYIQQHTNICYIFSGSQQHILTAMFQSQNRAFYQQAASFPLKQIETRHYIPWMENLFDEGNFSIGKTNLKKIVEQFKNHPMYIQLFCFFLWRELQHTPWTDEMINTIERYMIDQKHLEYQTLWDNLSINQKKTLKLVLINDGRNLFAAEALTTVTIKTASIVTRCLKSLSEKEILVKNGKYIIQDLLLKKWLVLNA; this is translated from the coding sequence ATGAAGAATCCATTCACCTATAGCAACATTGTCACCGGGCCTCATTTTTGCAACCGGAAAAAAGAACAGGAAGAATTGTTAGAGTTTATCAGAACCTCCCAAAACGTATTGCTGTATTCTCATAGACGAACCGGCAAAAGTTCCTTGATCAAGCAGGTGTTTCTTAATATCAAACACCAGTCTCCAGAAATTGGGACGCTTTATATTGATCTTTATGGTACTACATCTGAAAAAGACTTTATGACTCGGATTTTTCAACAATTGAATGTCTTGGAGACAAATACGGATAAACTTTTAAAATTATTAAAAAACAGCATTGATAAGTTTTCGTTTCAGCTGGGCATTGATCCTAATACCAATTCGCCGACTATCACCCCAGCATTCAATTCGGCAAATGAGACTTTGGTCCTGAAAAATCTCATGGAATTGCTTGAAAAATTTTCTGCAAAACGAAAAATTGTCATTGCGCTTGATGAATTTCAGGAAGTTGCCAAATATACCAATGCTGATGCGTTTGAAAAGCAGTTAAGATCTTATATTCAGCAACACACAAATATTTGTTATATATTTTCTGGAAGTCAGCAGCATATACTTACAGCAATGTTTCAGTCTCAAAATAGAGCGTTTTATCAACAGGCCGCAAGCTTCCCACTTAAACAGATTGAAACGAGACATTATATTCCCTGGATGGAAAATTTATTTGATGAAGGAAATTTTTCGATTGGAAAAACAAATTTAAAAAAAATTGTCGAACAGTTTAAAAATCATCCCATGTATATTCAACTGTTCTGTTTTTTTCTATGGCGCGAACTACAGCATACTCCCTGGACTGACGAAATGATCAATACAATTGAAAGATACATGATCGACCAAAAACATCTAGAATACCAAACTCTTTGGGATAATCTCTCGATAAATCAGAAAAAAACACTGAAACTTGTATTGATCAATGACGGCCGGAATCTTTTTGCCGCAGAAGCGCTAACCACTGTAACTATAAAAACAGCATCTATTGTCACCAGATGCCTGAAAAGTCTGTCTGAAAAAGAAATTTTAGTGAAGAATGGGAAATATATAATTCAGGATTTACTCTTAAAAAAGTGGCTTGTGTTGAATGCATAA